One genomic segment of Bacteroidota bacterium includes these proteins:
- a CDS encoding molybdopterin-dependent oxidoreductase codes for MHRNLSISRRSFLGRASGALLGVSLMPIAAGCEQNSFSPLSTGTSIPFLTPIQDNNPDNAFFAQYGGQAAVANWPGVQQLTRGGWAMTLDGLVDTPLSITFADIQAESARAIRVLNTLRCIVDETFVPGLIGNTIWTGIPLRIFLDRAGLDPVLAKRLRFYGSDGFTNNLKLSQIYGTTTQDLVEPLLVYEMNGAPLTPEHGNPVRLLVPGYYGYKSVKWLSRIEVSGLDEPFGSYQEQLGYVDDGEISTLNKVTNPLQNQTIAAGAFRLFGYALSGKAGIRTVELSIDDGPFEAARILPLDEILSSNPEIRETVQLQDSGFTYPFRGVWALWESTWNATPGSHVIRVRAVDNNGNTQPVTDENDLDGTNPVFELRVNVT; via the coding sequence CTTGGCGTTTCCCTGATGCCTATCGCTGCCGGCTGTGAGCAAAACAGCTTTTCACCCCTCTCCACCGGCACAAGCATTCCTTTCCTCACGCCTATCCAGGACAATAATCCCGACAACGCCTTTTTTGCGCAATATGGCGGCCAGGCTGCTGTAGCCAATTGGCCCGGCGTACAGCAGTTGACACGGGGCGGTTGGGCAATGACGCTTGATGGACTGGTTGACACACCGCTTTCCATTACATTCGCAGACATCCAGGCAGAATCAGCCCGGGCCATTCGTGTGCTAAACACGCTCCGTTGTATCGTTGATGAAACGTTTGTCCCAGGCCTCATTGGCAATACCATCTGGACCGGCATCCCCCTCCGTATTTTCCTCGACCGGGCCGGCCTAGACCCCGTACTGGCAAAACGATTGCGCTTCTATGGGTCAGATGGGTTTACAAACAACCTGAAACTCAGCCAAATCTATGGCACTACGACCCAGGACCTCGTGGAGCCGTTGCTTGTGTATGAAATGAATGGCGCGCCACTGACACCCGAGCATGGCAACCCGGTCCGGCTGCTGGTGCCAGGATATTACGGCTATAAAAGCGTCAAGTGGTTATCGCGGATAGAAGTATCCGGACTGGATGAACCCTTCGGCAGTTACCAGGAGCAGTTGGGGTATGTAGATGATGGAGAAATAAGCACCCTCAACAAGGTAACCAATCCCCTGCAAAACCAAACCATTGCAGCCGGCGCATTTCGACTCTTTGGGTATGCATTAAGCGGCAAAGCAGGCATACGCACCGTAGAGCTTTCCATTGATGATGGTCCTTTCGAAGCAGCACGAATTTTACCGCTAGACGAAATCCTCTCCAGCAACCCGGAAATCAGAGAAACCGTGCAGCTTCAAGACTCAGGATTCACCTACCCCTTCAGGGGCGTCTGGGCACTGTGGGAATCCACCTGGAACGCCACGCCGGGCAGTCACGTGATCCGGGTTCGCGCAGTAGACAACAATGGCAACACACAACCCGTCACCGACGAAAACGACCTGGATGGCACCAATCCGGTTTTTGAACTCCGGGTTAATGTCACCTGA
- a CDS encoding cystathionine gamma-synthase, translating into MQVDTTTKHGFGTLAVHAGQEPDPSTGAIMTPIYQTSTYVQASPGEHQGHEYARVSNPTRTVLEKNLAALESAAHGICFSSGVACTDAIIKSLRPGDHIISTNDLYGGTFRLFRKIFEPFGLTFSFVDMRDHDAVAAAITPKTRLMWIETPTNPLIRVLDLEGLCSLAHAHNVDVAVDNTFASPYLQQPLKLGADLVVHSSTKYLGGHSDLIGGVVCTSHEGWNEKLRFQVKCAGAVPGPMDCFLNLRGTKTLHVRMEQHCKNTAAIADFLNNHAKVGKVYFPGLADDPGHALAKKQMRHFGGMLSFTLAQDSVENAMTVLSNTHVFSLAESLGGVESLIGHPASMTHASIPREERVKAGLSDSLIRLSVGIEDADDLIRDLDSALTLV; encoded by the coding sequence ATGCAAGTAGACACAACCACCAAACACGGTTTTGGGACCCTCGCTGTACACGCCGGACAAGAACCTGACCCGTCTACAGGCGCGATTATGACGCCTATTTATCAGACGTCTACCTACGTACAGGCAAGTCCGGGCGAGCATCAGGGACATGAGTACGCGCGGGTTAGCAACCCTACCCGTACCGTGCTCGAAAAAAACCTCGCTGCACTGGAATCTGCTGCACATGGCATCTGCTTCTCTTCAGGGGTTGCATGTACCGATGCCATCATTAAGAGCCTGCGCCCAGGTGATCACATCATCTCTACAAATGACCTGTATGGCGGCACTTTTCGGCTCTTTCGCAAGATTTTTGAGCCTTTCGGACTCACATTCTCTTTTGTAGATATGCGGGATCATGATGCTGTAGCAGCTGCCATTACCCCTAAAACGCGGCTGATGTGGATTGAAACGCCAACCAATCCACTGATCCGTGTACTGGATCTTGAAGGACTCTGTAGCCTTGCGCATGCCCACAACGTGGATGTTGCTGTAGACAATACATTTGCGTCACCTTACTTGCAGCAACCACTCAAACTGGGCGCTGATCTGGTGGTGCATTCAAGTACCAAGTACCTGGGTGGGCACTCCGACCTCATTGGCGGGGTTGTGTGCACGAGCCACGAAGGATGGAACGAGAAACTCCGTTTCCAGGTGAAGTGCGCTGGCGCGGTTCCCGGACCCATGGATTGCTTCCTGAATTTGCGCGGGACAAAAACGCTGCATGTTCGCATGGAACAGCATTGCAAGAATACTGCTGCTATTGCTGACTTTCTAAACAATCACGCAAAGGTGGGTAAGGTTTATTTTCCTGGCCTTGCTGATGATCCGGGACATGCACTGGCAAAAAAACAGATGCGCCATTTTGGTGGTATGCTGTCGTTCACGTTGGCTCAGGATAGCGTCGAAAATGCCATGACAGTGCTCTCCAATACGCATGTTTTCTCACTGGCTGAAAGCCTTGGTGGTGTTGAAAGCCTGATCGGTCACCCTGCTTCGATGACGCATGCCTCTATTCCACGGGAAGAGCGCGTCAAGGCTGGCTTAAGCGATTCGCTGATCCGGTTGTCCGTTGGTATTGAAGATGCTGATGACCTGATTCGCGACCTGGATAGCGCGTTAACACTGGTCTGA